The Deinococcus koreensis genome window below encodes:
- the rpe gene encoding ribulose-phosphate 3-epimerase, which produces MTPDASDPRPVKLAPSLLSCDFTHLGDELRAIQSADWAHVDVMDGAFVPNISFGLPILAAARRASNLFMDVHLMIDRPERYLRDFADAGADGITVHVEATPHVHRAVQQIRELGKKAGVTLNPGTPLEAVRPVLADVDLVLVMSVNPGFGGQKFIPQSLERIRTLRRWLDELGSPAELQVDGGVSPTNARAVVHAGASVLVAGSSVFGQGGAAAGLERLREALK; this is translated from the coding sequence GTGACTCCCGACGCTTCCGACCCCCGCCCGGTCAAACTGGCGCCGAGCCTGCTGTCCTGCGACTTTACCCATCTGGGCGATGAACTGCGCGCCATCCAGAGTGCCGACTGGGCGCACGTCGATGTGATGGACGGCGCCTTCGTCCCGAACATCTCCTTCGGCCTGCCCATCCTGGCGGCGGCCCGCCGGGCCTCGAACCTGTTCATGGACGTCCACCTGATGATCGACCGCCCCGAGCGCTACCTGCGCGACTTCGCCGACGCCGGGGCCGACGGGATCACCGTGCATGTCGAGGCGACCCCGCACGTCCACCGCGCCGTGCAGCAGATCCGCGAGCTGGGCAAGAAGGCCGGCGTGACCCTCAATCCCGGCACCCCGCTGGAGGCCGTGCGCCCTGTGCTGGCCGACGTCGATCTGGTGCTGGTGATGAGCGTGAACCCCGGCTTCGGCGGCCAGAAGTTCATCCCGCAGAGCCTGGAGCGGATTCGCACCCTGCGCCGCTGGCTGGACGAGCTGGGCAGCCCGGCCGAACTGCAGGTGGACGGCGGCGTCTCGCCCACCAACGCCCGCGCGGTCGTCCATGCCGGGGCCAGTGTGCTGGTGGCGGGCAGTTCGGTCTTCGGCCAGGGCGGCGCTGCGGCGGGCCTGGAGCGGCTGCGCGAGGCGCTGAAATGA
- a CDS encoding YbhB/YbcL family Raf kinase inhibitor-like protein → MTILNVPALKIAALATLSLSLAACAPNMTMIGGANAGNGGLNPAQRLSVAQPSPASTAMGLTLTSPTFANGTAYPAEQVANGFGCTGPNVSPELKWSGVPVGTVSLVLTKYDPDAPTGSGFWHWAVYNIPATSTGLARGAGNPGGALPAGAQQLNNEGGQPGFVGACPPVGDQAHRYVFTLYALNSTLELPAGTTPAVLGFNLNGKVLAKTSLTAYYGR, encoded by the coding sequence ATGACCATCCTGAACGTACCTGCCCTGAAGATCGCTGCCCTGGCCACCCTCAGCCTGAGCCTCGCGGCCTGCGCCCCGAATATGACCATGATCGGTGGAGCGAATGCGGGCAACGGGGGCCTGAACCCCGCCCAGCGCCTCAGCGTCGCGCAGCCCAGCCCGGCCAGCACGGCGATGGGCCTGACCCTGACCAGCCCCACCTTCGCGAACGGCACGGCCTACCCGGCCGAACAGGTCGCCAACGGCTTCGGCTGCACCGGGCCCAACGTCAGCCCCGAGCTGAAGTGGAGCGGCGTGCCGGTCGGCACGGTCAGCCTGGTACTCACCAAGTACGACCCGGACGCCCCCACGGGCAGCGGCTTCTGGCACTGGGCGGTATACAACATCCCCGCCACGTCGACCGGCCTGGCGCGCGGGGCGGGCAATCCCGGCGGCGCGCTGCCGGCTGGGGCCCAGCAGCTCAATAACGAGGGCGGCCAGCCCGGCTTCGTCGGAGCCTGCCCCCCGGTCGGCGACCAGGCGCACCGCTACGTGTTCACGCTGTACGCCCTGAACAGCACGTTGGAGCTGCCCGCCGGCACCACCCCGGCCGTGCTGGGCTTCAATCTGAACGGGAAGGTGCTCGCCAAGACCAGCCTGACCGCGTACTACGGCCGCTGA
- the meaB gene encoding methylmalonyl Co-A mutase-associated GTPase MeaB produces MADPVHSLTSPLLAGSRRALAKAITLSESTRPEHEAQAQALLAEVLPHAGKSVRVGLTGVPGVGKSTFIEALGMALADSGHRVAVLAVDPSSARTGGSIMGDKTRMPRLTVHPSAFIRPSPAGGALGGVARRTREAITLCEAAGYDVVLVETVGVGQSETQVAAMTDLFVLLTLPNAGDELQGIKRGIMELADVCVVNKADTDPPAAVRAQTELRAALNLLTPHDAPWRPVALRASALTGEGIPEVWDTVQDYAGTVDLALKRRVQNGLWFDELLREAVWRAFQRGLDAGKLRELRAEVEVGRLTAVQGVARLMSG; encoded by the coding sequence ATGGCTGACCCGGTGCACTCCCTGACCTCTCCCCTGCTCGCGGGCAGCCGGCGGGCGCTGGCGAAGGCGATCACGCTGAGCGAGTCCACGCGCCCCGAGCACGAGGCGCAGGCCCAGGCGCTGCTGGCCGAGGTGCTGCCCCACGCCGGGAAGTCCGTGCGGGTGGGCCTGACCGGGGTGCCGGGCGTGGGCAAGAGCACCTTCATCGAGGCGCTGGGGATGGCGCTGGCCGACTCGGGGCACCGGGTTGCGGTGCTGGCGGTCGATCCCAGCTCGGCCCGAACCGGCGGCAGCATCATGGGCGATAAGACGCGGATGCCCCGCCTGACCGTGCATCCGAGCGCCTTCATCCGCCCCAGCCCGGCCGGTGGGGCGCTGGGGGGCGTGGCGCGGCGCACCCGCGAGGCCATCACGCTCTGCGAGGCCGCCGGCTACGACGTGGTGCTGGTGGAGACCGTGGGCGTGGGCCAGAGTGAGACGCAGGTCGCCGCCATGACCGACCTGTTCGTGCTGCTCACGCTGCCGAACGCCGGCGACGAGTTGCAGGGCATCAAGCGCGGGATCATGGAACTGGCCGACGTGTGCGTGGTGAACAAGGCCGACACCGACCCGCCCGCCGCCGTGCGCGCCCAGACCGAACTGCGCGCGGCCCTAAACCTGCTGACCCCCCACGACGCTCCCTGGCGGCCCGTGGCGCTGCGGGCCTCGGCATTGACCGGCGAGGGCATCCCCGAGGTCTGGGACACCGTGCAGGACTACGCGGGCACCGTCGATCTGGCCCTCAAACGCCGCGTCCAGAACGGCCTGTGGTTCGACGAACTGCTGCGCGAGGCGGTGTGGCGCGCCTTCCAGCGGGGGCTGGATGCCGGGAAGCTGCGTGAGCTGCGGGCCGAAGTGGAGGTGGGGCGGCTCACGGCGGTGCAGGGCGTGGCGCGGCTCATGTCGGGCTGA
- a CDS encoding DNA-3-methyladenine glycosylase, with the protein MLFPADPAPVPPARFAHIHALPPSFFAGDPVEVARTLLGAVLVRTLATGEVLAARIVETEAYDCPRDPSCHVIVRLPGAAAMLAGPPGTVYFHYAYDQPLLNVVCRPDGVQAAILVRAAEPVWGEESMRELRAVKRRTDLSNGPAKLMTALGMSADLKGAPIDGPGLYIVPGEAVPDADVQTTSRVGLRRGADLPWRFLILGNPWVSPGKPSMNLSPT; encoded by the coding sequence GTGCTGTTCCCCGCCGATCCCGCCCCGGTTCCGCCTGCCCGGTTCGCCCACATTCACGCGCTGCCGCCGTCCTTCTTCGCGGGCGACCCGGTGGAGGTCGCGCGGACTCTGCTGGGCGCCGTGCTCGTCCGGACGCTGGCGACCGGTGAGGTGCTGGCGGCGCGCATCGTGGAAACCGAAGCCTACGACTGCCCACGCGATCCCAGCTGCCACGTCATCGTGCGGCTGCCCGGCGCGGCGGCGATGCTGGCGGGGCCGCCGGGCACCGTCTATTTCCACTACGCCTACGACCAGCCCCTGCTGAACGTGGTGTGCCGCCCGGACGGGGTACAGGCCGCCATCCTGGTACGCGCCGCCGAGCCGGTCTGGGGCGAAGAATCCATGCGCGAGCTGCGCGCAGTCAAGCGCCGCACGGATCTGAGCAACGGCCCGGCCAAACTCATGACCGCGCTGGGCATGAGCGCCGACCTGAAGGGGGCGCCCATCGACGGCCCCGGCCTCTACATCGTGCCGGGAGAAGCCGTGCCGGACGCCGACGTGCAGACCACCTCGCGCGTGGGATTGCGCCGGGGGGCCGACCTGCCCTGGCGCTTTCTGATCCTGGGGAACCCCTGGGTGTCGCCGGGCAAGCCCAGCATGAACCTCAGCCCGACATGA
- the scpA gene encoding methylmalonyl-CoA mutase has product MTEQTARPTPGLDAWKTLARKDLRGAEPETLNITTPEGLTLKPLYTRADLDGLDVDTLPGLPPYTRGPRATMYAARPWTIRQYAGFSTAEASNAFYRRNLAAGQKGLSVAFDLATHRGYDSDHPRVVGDVGKAGVAIDSVEDMKILFDGIPLQEMSVSMTMNGAVLPVLAAFIVAGEEQGVPRSALSGTIQNDILKEFMVRNTYIYPPTPSMRIVADIIAYTATEMPRFNSISISGYHLQEAGANAALELAYTLADGLEYVRAALKSGLEVDAFAPRLSFFFAIGMNFYTEVAKLRAARLLWHEIMAGFSPKNPLSSALRTHCQTSGWSLTEQDPYNNVIRTAVEAMAAVFGGTQSLHTNAFDEAIGLPTDFSARIARNTQLVIQEETGIPGVVDPWGGSYLMERLTHDLAAKARELMAEVEALGGMARAIESGVPKLRIEESAARKQARIDRGEDVIVGVNKYRPTETTAVDVLDIDNDAVRESQIARLERVRSERDPAAVKAALDALEAAARTGEGNLLALSVDAMRARATVGEVSDALERAWGRHSAEIRTLSGVYAQGYAGDEGFAALQGEIEAFAAAEGRRPRMLVVKMGQDGHDRGAKVIATGFADLGFDVDVGPLFQTPEEAARQAIENDVHVVGVSSQAAGHKTLIPQLIRALRAEGAGDILVIAGGVIPQQDYAALREAGVAGIFGPGTPILTSAREVLRLVRERGQPAGA; this is encoded by the coding sequence ATGACTGAGCAGACTGCACGGCCGACCCCTGGCCTCGACGCCTGGAAAACGCTGGCCCGCAAGGATCTCAGGGGCGCCGAGCCCGAGACCCTGAACATCACCACGCCCGAGGGCCTCACCTTAAAGCCGCTGTACACCCGCGCCGACCTGGACGGGCTGGACGTGGACACGCTGCCGGGCCTTCCCCCCTACACGCGCGGCCCGCGCGCCACCATGTACGCCGCGCGCCCCTGGACGATCCGCCAGTACGCGGGCTTCTCGACCGCCGAGGCCAGCAACGCCTTCTACCGGCGCAATCTGGCGGCCGGGCAGAAGGGGCTCTCGGTGGCCTTCGACCTCGCCACGCACCGGGGCTACGACTCCGACCACCCGCGTGTGGTGGGCGACGTGGGCAAAGCCGGGGTGGCCATCGATTCCGTGGAGGACATGAAGATCCTCTTCGACGGCATTCCCCTGCAGGAGATGTCGGTGTCGATGACCATGAACGGCGCGGTGCTGCCAGTGCTGGCGGCCTTCATCGTGGCGGGCGAGGAACAGGGCGTGCCCCGGTCGGCGCTGTCGGGCACCATCCAGAACGACATCCTGAAAGAGTTCATGGTGCGCAACACGTACATCTACCCGCCCACGCCCTCCATGCGGATCGTGGCCGACATCATCGCGTACACGGCGACCGAGATGCCCCGGTTCAACTCGATCTCGATTTCCGGCTACCACCTGCAGGAAGCGGGCGCCAACGCCGCGCTGGAGCTGGCCTACACCCTGGCCGACGGGCTGGAGTACGTGCGCGCCGCCCTGAAGTCGGGGCTGGAGGTCGACGCCTTCGCCCCCCGGCTGAGCTTCTTCTTCGCCATCGGCATGAACTTCTACACCGAGGTCGCCAAGCTGCGCGCCGCCCGGCTGCTGTGGCACGAGATCATGGCGGGGTTCAGTCCGAAGAACCCGCTGAGCAGCGCCCTGCGAACCCACTGCCAGACCTCGGGCTGGTCACTCACCGAGCAGGATCCGTACAACAACGTGATCCGCACGGCGGTCGAGGCGATGGCGGCGGTCTTCGGCGGCACCCAGAGCCTGCACACCAACGCCTTCGACGAGGCCATCGGCCTGCCCACCGACTTCTCGGCCCGGATTGCGCGCAACACGCAGCTCGTCATTCAGGAGGAAACCGGCATTCCCGGCGTGGTCGATCCCTGGGGCGGCTCCTATCTGATGGAGCGCCTGACGCACGACCTGGCCGCGAAAGCCCGAGAACTGATGGCGGAGGTCGAGGCGCTGGGCGGCATGGCCAGGGCCATCGAATCCGGCGTGCCCAAACTGCGCATCGAGGAATCGGCGGCCAGGAAGCAGGCCCGCATCGACCGGGGCGAGGACGTGATCGTGGGCGTGAACAAATACCGCCCGACCGAGACGACAGCCGTAGACGTGCTGGACATCGACAACGACGCGGTACGAGAGTCGCAGATTGCGCGCCTGGAGCGGGTGCGCTCAGAGCGTGACCCGGCCGCCGTGAAGGCTGCGCTGGACGCCCTGGAGGCCGCCGCCCGCACCGGGGAGGGCAACCTGCTGGCCCTGAGCGTGGACGCCATGCGGGCGCGCGCCACCGTGGGCGAGGTCAGCGACGCGCTGGAACGGGCCTGGGGCCGTCACTCCGCTGAGATCCGCACGCTGAGCGGCGTGTATGCCCAGGGCTACGCGGGCGACGAGGGCTTTGCCGCGCTGCAGGGCGAAATCGAGGCCTTCGCCGCCGCCGAGGGCCGCCGCCCGCGCATGCTGGTCGTGAAGATGGGGCAGGACGGCCACGACCGGGGCGCCAAGGTGATCGCCACCGGCTTTGCCGACTTGGGCTTCGACGTAGACGTGGGGCCGCTGTTCCAGACGCCCGAGGAAGCGGCGCGGCAGGCCATCGAGAACGACGTGCACGTGGTCGGCGTGAGTTCGCAGGCCGCCGGGCACAAGACCCTGATCCCACAGCTGATCCGGGCGCTGCGGGCCGAGGGCGCGGGCGACATCCTGGTGATCGCCGGGGGCGTGATCCCGCAGCAGGACTACGCCGCCCTACGTGAAGCGGGCGTGGCGGGCATCTTCGGGCCGGGCACGCCGATCCTGACCAGCGCGCGGGAAGTGCTGCGGCTGGTGAGGGAGCGCGGGCAACCGGCGGGGGCGTAA
- a CDS encoding ABC transporter ATP-binding protein, with product MIHVQHLHKTFRTRQGPLEAVRDVSFQIARGEIVGYLGPNGAGKSTTIKVLTGLLVPDRGRVEVGGLIPWEERRRHVARLGAVFGQRTTLWWDLPVQDSLELLRHVYRIPQARFRENLAAFTELLELGPFLGTPARALSLGQRMRADLAAALLHDPELLFLDEPTVGLDVVAKERIREFVRHVNREHGVTVLLTTHDLGDVERLARRVMIIDHGQLLYDGDLARLQTRYGSARELVVDFEEAPADPQVSGLELLGTDGPRVRYAFTGAAAGPIARVTAHAPVRDITVKEPDIEATVRRIYEGGLLRSGVG from the coding sequence ATGATTCACGTCCAGCACCTGCACAAGACCTTCCGCACCCGTCAGGGGCCGCTGGAGGCGGTGCGAGATGTCAGTTTCCAGATCGCTCGCGGTGAGATCGTGGGTTACCTCGGCCCGAACGGCGCCGGCAAGAGCACGACCATCAAGGTGCTGACCGGCCTGCTGGTGCCCGACCGTGGCCGGGTGGAGGTCGGCGGGCTGATCCCCTGGGAGGAGCGCCGCCGCCATGTGGCCCGCCTGGGCGCGGTGTTCGGGCAGCGCACGACCCTCTGGTGGGATCTGCCGGTGCAGGACTCGCTGGAACTGCTGCGGCACGTCTACCGCATTCCCCAGGCCCGCTTCCGCGAGAATCTGGCGGCGTTCACGGAGCTGCTGGAACTCGGCCCCTTCCTGGGCACGCCCGCCCGCGCCCTGAGCCTGGGCCAGCGCATGAGGGCCGACCTCGCCGCCGCCCTGCTGCACGATCCCGAACTGCTGTTCCTCGATGAGCCCACCGTGGGCCTGGACGTGGTCGCCAAGGAGCGGATCCGCGAGTTCGTGCGGCACGTGAACCGCGAGCACGGGGTCACGGTGCTGCTCACCACCCACGACCTGGGCGACGTGGAGCGGCTGGCCCGCCGCGTCATGATCATCGACCACGGGCAACTGCTGTACGACGGCGATCTGGCGAGATTGCAGACCCGGTACGGCAGCGCCCGCGAACTGGTGGTGGATTTCGAGGAAGCGCCCGCCGATCCCCAGGTCAGCGGTCTGGAATTGCTGGGCACTGATGGCCCCCGCGTGCGCTACGCCTTCACGGGCGCCGCCGCCGGCCCCATCGCCCGCGTGACCGCCCACGCCCCGGTGCGCGACATCACCGTGAAGGAGCCGGACATCGAGGCGACCGTGCGCCGCATCTACGAGGGCGGCCTGCTGCGCTCAGGGGTAGGCTGA
- a CDS encoding DNA-3-methyladenine glycosylase, with amino-acid sequence MSRPLPPAHFAGDPVPIARGLLGGTLVRLTPEGKRLSGRIVEIEAYDCPRDPACTAGRFHAARSADMAVAPGRWLFWTAHGHPLLQVSCRPEGIAASVLIRALEPLEGVGQMLTNRPVTRERDLTNGPAKLVYALGLNPAQIGGTAVDSTELHLLAPESPLPAHQVEVTARVGIKEGRNLPWRFVIRGNPWVSPALPSMEMTAPS; translated from the coding sequence ATGAGCCGGCCCCTCCCACCCGCCCACTTCGCCGGCGACCCCGTTCCCATCGCGCGTGGCCTGCTGGGCGGCACGCTCGTCCGACTCACCCCGGAGGGCAAGCGCCTGAGCGGGCGCATCGTGGAGATCGAGGCCTACGACTGCCCGCGCGATCCGGCCTGCACCGCCGGGCGCTTCCACGCCGCCCGCAGCGCCGATATGGCGGTGGCGCCGGGGCGCTGGCTGTTCTGGACGGCGCACGGGCATCCGCTGTTGCAGGTCTCGTGCCGGCCCGAGGGGATCGCCGCGAGCGTGCTGATCCGCGCCCTGGAACCGCTGGAGGGCGTCGGCCAGATGCTCACGAACCGCCCGGTCACGCGGGAACGCGACCTGACGAACGGCCCCGCCAAGCTGGTGTACGCGCTGGGCCTGAACCCGGCGCAGATCGGCGGCACAGCGGTGGACAGCACTGAACTGCATCTGCTCGCACCGGAGTCCCCTCTGCCCGCCCACCAGGTCGAGGTCACCGCCCGCGTGGGCATCAAGGAAGGGCGCAACCTGCCGTGGCGTTTCGTCATCCGGGGCAACCCGTGGGTGTCGCCGGCCCTACCCAGCATGGAGATGACGGCCCCATCCTGA